CGCCAGTCGCGTCGCCGATCACAGTCTCGAGGTCGGACTGATCGATGCGCCAGTCAAGCTGCCCGGCCTGACCTGCGAGGTTTGCTGCGACGACGAACTGACAGTCATCTGCGCGCCCGGCTATCCGCTGGCGAAACTCAAGAAGGTGGGGCCGCGCGCGCTGGCCGATTACGAATACCTGTCGCGCGAGCCGGGCTCGGGAACGCGGGAAATCGTCGAAAACTACTTTCGTGCGTGCAAGGTGACCGTCGACGATCTGAAAACACAAATGGAACTGGGCAGCCAGGAAGCGCTCAAGGCCGTCGTTGCGACCGGCCTCGGCTTCGCCATCGTGTCGCGTGCCACCGTCGAAAAGGAACTGCGGCTTGGCCTGCTGCTGGCGACTCCACTCGACCCGCCACTACGCCGCAACATCTACCTGATCCAGTTCGAGGAGCGCTTTCGCTCGCGGCTGGTCACAACCTTCGTCCAGTTCGCCCGCCAGCGTCTGAAAGATCACCTGGCATGACCACTTCGCGACCGATCCGCGCGCGCATCTCGC
This window of the Candidatus Dechloromonas phosphoritropha genome carries:
- a CDS encoding LysR family transcriptional regulator — protein: MADRRLQVFHAVAKHLSFTRAADTLFMSQPAVTFQVRQLEEQYNARLFERRHGGITLTPAGDLALSYAERILELSDEMDTRLAEISGEMRGLLLLGASTTIAENLLPGVLVEFNASHPQARPRLIVANSEAIASRVADHSLEVGLIDAPVKLPGLTCEVCCDDELTVICAPGYPLAKLKKVGPRALADYEYLSREPGSGTREIVENYFRACKVTVDDLKTQMELGSQEALKAVVATGLGFAIVSRATVEKELRLGLLLATPLDPPLRRNIYLIQFEERFRSRLVTTFVQFARQRLKDHLA